In Labeo rohita strain BAU-BD-2019 chromosome 4, IGBB_LRoh.1.0, whole genome shotgun sequence, the DNA window TATGGACCTGTGTATTGAGGgctgttgacttttttttttttttttgctgttttacatGGTTTAGATGAACGGGAGTACATGGACCACACAGGAGAAAAAGTGAAGGTATGTCAAACATCAttcttccttttttgtttttgcttaaagcttcaaatataaattatacctttatataaatacatcttacaaatatatatttagaattaaattaaaatcaattatgtattaaaatatttctagaCCTGATAGTGAGGTAAAAGCAGCCAACTAGTCAACATACATGAAAGATGtcaatatttataaaaagttttatgttttaatccCAGCAAATGTGCCAGTGTTGTCAAAGCAAATTGAATATTCACATCATTCAATCCTGTTTAAAGTGTGTCCTTGAATATGCACCAATGCACGTAACATGAATGAGTAATTCTGAAAATCTATAAGATTTAATCTAAAAACGAATCAATAGCAATGTTGTGAAGACATTCGATTGTTAAAGGCCCATAAAGACAACATACTGATCAGAACAGACATTTAAGATCCTGAACCGTTGGCTCCTGCACCAGTAGAGGGAGATCAGGGCGGTGTGGGTTAACAGCATCATAGCCATATAATCACCAACCCCCCTTCATATCGTCAGAGACGCAGTGTAGTCAGACAGCCATTGCAGCAGCATCAAGAGAGTGTTAGATATGTCGCAAATAAACATCGGAGAGAGGGCAGAGAATCTGCAGGCGAAGATAAGCGTGCCATGCGTTCATCCAAAGACGATTTATGGTGAAACGGGGGTTTGAATAGGCGCTGGTGGGTTGATGACCGGCCGTAAAACACAGGCAGGAGAGATGAGGAAGGATGAAACAAAGGGAGGAGTAAAAGAGAGAAAGTGAAATGGTGGTAGATAAAGCGCAAGACGGGGCCATGAGCTCTGCACCGCCTTACGACTCGCTACCAGCCCGGCCAAGCCCCTGCCGTGCAAAAGAGTGGGAAAGAGAGCTGCACGGTGCTCAAAGACTGTCGTCCCCACTTCGACCAGCTCTACCTTCCAGTTCCAGACGGCCTTCAGCGCTCCCTGGATATCTGCTCTCACCCTCCCGAGAGTACACTGACCAACAGCAACGTCTTTCATTATCGTTGTGCTCGGAGGCCTCACTGGCGCCCCCTGTGCCTGCAGTGGGTGCTTCCCCACCGTGCTGCCGGGCGGTGGGAGTCATGCCCTTGCTGCGCCTTACGCTCCTGATTTTCAGCTTTCTTTTTTGGGCCGCAGGCCTTGCGATCTTCACCCTAGGCATTTGGGCACAGGCTTCGCTCTCCGACTACATGCTACTCTCGGCGAACCGCTACCCAAATGCACCCATCATCTTGTTAGGCACGGGTGCTGCTGTGACCGCTTGGGGCTTTTTGGGATGCTTGGGAGTAGCTGCCAACCTTCCTTACCTTCTGCGGGCATACGGCTTCTTCCAGTTAGCTACACTCGTGGGTGGACTAGCGGCTGGTCTCTCGGGGCTCTTCTACAGGGAGGATATTGCCGAAGGTTTCCGTAGCGGGCTTAAGAAAGCTGTGTTGGACTATGGAGAAGACGAGGGCCGCGCAGATGCGTTGGACAGCCTGCAGAGGGCGCTTGAGTGTTGTGGTGTTGAGGGTTGGCGTGATTGGCTCATGTCTGATTGGGCTGTTCAAGATGCTATTTACTTAACGGGAAGTTTGGGGAATGATTCCTCTGCTGTGTCGTTACCAGACAGTTGCTGTATAAAACGCAAAGGCTGTCGCAATAGACCGTTGCCCGAGAGTGGATTCGGGGACATTGAGATCGCAGGGATTCACGCTCACGGTTGTTTCCGCAAAGTCTTCAGCTTGGTAAATGACAACGTCTTTCATATTGCAGCAACAGTCCTAGGCCTTGCTTTCACCCAGGTGGCTGGTATAGCCCTCGCATGTCTGCTTGCCAGTCGTCTTTCACCCAGACTTCGTAGACAAGCacgttgaaataaaaaaacatcatgaATTTGCTTTTCTCTAGGGTTTCGTATAGTTGCGCTAGCGTCTTGAGTTCAGATCAGTTTTTATGGGCAAGGCCAGTCAACATTTTTTGGGACAAAAGcaacaaataaatacttaattgAATGTTTAGTTAGAGTAAAATTTGTGCATTATCTTATGTATAATTAACTTTATGATTGTTGCATGACTCTGAATAACTTTTTTGTCCAGTAGTCCATTCAGCTGAATTCTGTTACTGACTGAAATAATATGTATGAAAAGTTAGAAACTGTCTATATACTGTACCTTGTCTCATATGTATTCTGGTCCATTAGAGATGTTACACTGAGTGCATGGTGTTTATTTCAGCATAAGGCTTCT includes these proteins:
- the LOC127163873 gene encoding tetraspanin-7-like — encoded protein: MVVDKAQDGAMSSAPPYDSLPARPSPCRAKEWERELHGAQRLSSPLRPALPSSSRRPSALPGYLLSPSREYTDQQQRLSLSLCSEASLAPPVPAVGASPPCCRAVGVMPLLRLTLLIFSFLFWAAGLAIFTLGIWAQASLSDYMLLSANRYPNAPIILLGTGAAVTAWGFLGCLGVAANLPYLLRAYGFFQLATLVGGLAAGLSGLFYREDIAEGFRSGLKKAVLDYGEDEGRADALDSLQRALECCGVEGWRDWLMSDWAVQDAIYLTGSLGNDSSAVSLPDSCCIKRKGCRNRPLPESGFGDIEIAGIHAHGCFRKVFSLVNDNVFHIAATVLGLAFTQVAGIALACLLASRLSPRLRRQAR